One Synechococcus sp. JA-2-3B'a(2-13) genomic window carries:
- the pstB gene encoding phosphate ABC transporter ATP-binding protein PstB: protein MRPPFPGTPDSSKKSANLTVKLETQAVSVYYGSHLAVKQVSLKIPKNHITAFIGPSGCGKSTLLRCFNRMNDLIPGARVEGSVIFHGKNIYDPDVDPAEVRRRVGLVFQKPNPFPKSIYDNIAFGPRVNGYQGDLDELVERALRQAVLWDEVKDKLKTSGLSLSGGQQQRLCIARTLAIQPEVILMDEPCASLDPISTLRIEELLKELGRRYTIIIVTHNMQQAARVSDFTAFFNTEVDEEGFRYGRLVEFNRTEKIFNSPAHRETEEYVSGRFG from the coding sequence ATGCGCCCTCCATTTCCCGGCACTCCTGATTCCTCTAAGAAGTCTGCCAACTTAACTGTTAAGCTGGAAACGCAAGCAGTCAGTGTTTACTACGGCTCTCATTTGGCGGTGAAGCAGGTTTCTCTGAAGATTCCCAAGAATCACATCACTGCTTTTATTGGCCCTTCCGGCTGCGGCAAGAGTACTTTGCTGCGCTGCTTTAACCGCATGAACGATCTGATCCCGGGGGCGAGAGTAGAGGGATCCGTAATTTTTCACGGGAAAAACATCTACGATCCCGATGTAGATCCTGCTGAAGTGCGGCGGCGAGTTGGCCTGGTGTTCCAAAAGCCCAACCCCTTCCCGAAGTCCATCTACGACAACATTGCCTTTGGGCCACGGGTCAACGGCTACCAAGGAGACTTGGATGAGCTGGTAGAGCGCGCATTGCGTCAGGCCGTCCTCTGGGACGAGGTGAAAGACAAGTTGAAGACGAGCGGCCTCTCCCTTTCGGGGGGACAGCAGCAGCGCCTCTGCATTGCCCGCACCTTGGCCATCCAACCAGAGGTGATCCTGATGGACGAGCCCTGTGCCTCGTTGGATCCAATCTCCACGTTGCGCATTGAGGAGTTGCTCAAGGAACTGGGCCGTCGCTACACGATCATTATCGTTACCCACAACATGCAGCAGGCAGCGCGGGTCTCCGACTTTACCGCCTTCTTCAACACTGAAGTCGACGAAGAGGGGTTTCGCTACGGACGGCTAGTGGAGTTTAACCGCACTGAGAAAATCTTTAACTCTCCCGCCCATCGGGAAACGGAAGAGTACGTGAGCGGACGGTTCGGCTAA
- the rplI gene encoding 50S ribosomal protein L9, whose translation MSKRNMQVVLRQAIPGLGKPGEIVNVKPGYARNYLFPRQMAVRVTPGILKEQQVRLEQEAARKLAERQQAENYKTALETIGRFVIRKKVGEHDLLFGQVTTSDIAEVVLATSGLDIDRRNILLNEEIKKTGVYPVQVKLHPEVTATLRIQVTPE comes from the coding sequence ATGTCGAAACGTAACATGCAGGTTGTGCTGCGCCAGGCGATCCCAGGGCTGGGCAAGCCCGGAGAGATTGTCAACGTCAAGCCCGGATATGCTCGCAACTACCTCTTCCCACGGCAGATGGCGGTGCGGGTTACCCCTGGCATATTGAAAGAGCAGCAGGTGCGTCTGGAGCAGGAGGCAGCTCGTAAACTGGCAGAAAGACAACAGGCGGAAAACTACAAGACTGCTCTGGAGACCATCGGTCGCTTTGTCATCCGTAAGAAAGTGGGAGAACACGACCTCCTATTTGGGCAGGTGACCACCAGCGATATTGCCGAGGTGGTGCTGGCTACCAGCGGTCTAGATATCGACCGCCGCAACATTCTCCTCAACGAGGAAATCAAAAAAACCGGGGTTTATCCCGTGCAGGTAAAGTTACACCCCGAAGTTACCGCTACGCTGCGCATTCAGGTTACTCCCGAATGA
- a CDS encoding glucose-1-phosphate adenylyltransferase, which produces MRDVLAIILGGGRGTRLYPLTKRRAKPAVPLAGKYRLIDIPVSNCINSDIEKIYVLTQFNSASLNRHIVNTYRLSPFTGGFVDVLAAQQTPDNPDWFQGTADAVRQYLWLMDSWKPRDFLILSGDHLYRMDYRPFIHHHRQVGADVTLAVLPCEEKVASGFGLLKLGENGRIVDFKEKPTGDLLKACQVDTQALGLSPEEAKAKPYIASMGIYVFKREALIEMLKVKEHTDFGKEVLPAAIGKYHLQAYLFKGYWEDIGTIEAFYRANLALVQQPNPPFSFFDSEMPIYTRPRFLPPNKILDSQIVNSMIADGCIIKNAQIRNSIIGIRSRLEANTIIENTLVMGADYYESAEERQARLEEGIPPVGIGANSHIVNAIVDKNARIGRNVRILNKDHVTEAQREEEGIWISNGIVTIIKDSVIPDNTII; this is translated from the coding sequence ATGCGCGATGTACTGGCGATCATCTTGGGAGGTGGGCGTGGCACCCGACTTTATCCCCTGACCAAGCGCCGCGCCAAACCCGCTGTGCCCCTGGCCGGCAAATACCGCCTCATCGACATCCCGGTCAGCAACTGCATCAACTCCGACATCGAAAAAATCTACGTCCTCACCCAGTTCAACTCTGCCTCTCTGAACCGCCACATCGTCAACACCTACCGCTTGTCCCCCTTCACAGGCGGCTTTGTGGACGTTTTGGCGGCCCAACAAACCCCTGACAATCCCGATTGGTTCCAAGGCACCGCCGATGCTGTCCGCCAATACCTCTGGCTGATGGACTCCTGGAAGCCGCGGGACTTCCTCATCCTATCTGGGGATCACCTCTACCGCATGGACTACCGCCCCTTCATCCACCATCACCGGCAGGTGGGAGCCGATGTGACGCTGGCGGTGCTCCCCTGTGAAGAAAAAGTGGCCTCGGGTTTTGGCTTGCTCAAGCTTGGCGAGAACGGTCGCATTGTGGATTTCAAGGAAAAGCCAACAGGAGATCTGCTGAAAGCCTGCCAGGTGGACACCCAAGCCCTCGGCCTCAGCCCGGAAGAAGCCAAAGCCAAGCCCTACATCGCCTCCATGGGCATCTATGTATTCAAGCGAGAAGCTCTGATCGAGATGCTCAAAGTCAAGGAGCACACCGACTTTGGCAAAGAGGTGCTGCCGGCAGCCATCGGCAAGTACCATCTGCAAGCCTACCTCTTCAAGGGTTACTGGGAAGACATCGGCACCATCGAGGCTTTTTACCGGGCCAACCTGGCACTGGTGCAGCAGCCCAACCCGCCCTTCAGCTTCTTCGACAGCGAAATGCCCATCTACACCCGCCCGCGCTTTTTGCCCCCCAACAAAATCCTCGACTCCCAGATTGTCAACTCCATGATCGCCGATGGTTGCATCATCAAAAACGCCCAAATTCGCAACTCCATCATCGGCATTCGCAGCCGCTTGGAGGCCAACACCATCATCGAAAACACCCTGGTAATGGGAGCCGATTACTACGAGTCGGCAGAAGAGCGACAGGCCAGGCTGGAGGAAGGGATCCCACCGGTGGGCATCGGGGCCAACTCTCACATTGTCAACGCCATCGTGGATAAGAATGCCCGCATTGGGCGCAATGTCCGCATCCTCAACAAGGATCACGTCACCGAAGCGCAGCGGGAAGAGGAAGGGATCTGGATCAGCAACGGCATCGTCACCATCATCAAAGACTCGGTGATCCCGGACAACACCATCATTTGA
- the pstS gene encoding phosphate ABC transporter substrate-binding protein PstS has translation MVTLHPLERRSFLKFLSATVAGFAASQTNWQRVFARQTITINGAGATFPAPIYQTWAQEFGKKNPNIQVNYQSVGSGAGRRQFVARTVDFGASDSVPRPEEINQIENEANPPKGMVSVPMVGGALVAAYNIPGVGPEIRLSRLALANIFLGKIKNWNDPLLAGLNPQVTFPNLPITVVHRSDGSGTTDIFTTHLNAISPEWKQKVGRGSSVNWPTGVGARGNEGVSEQIKQIPGSIGYVEFGFAKLNNLNIARLENRAGKFVTPNVETEKAALARIQLDERLLGVDPDPSGEDSYPIAGYTWILAYKVYPKAETSKAVREFLRYGLTEGQAFAEQLGYVPLPEETRQKALAALEGITP, from the coding sequence ATGGTGACGTTGCACCCCTTGGAGCGTCGTTCTTTCCTGAAGTTTCTATCTGCCACTGTTGCCGGCTTTGCGGCCAGTCAGACGAATTGGCAGCGGGTGTTTGCTCGGCAGACCATCACCATCAATGGCGCTGGGGCGACCTTCCCGGCCCCCATCTATCAAACTTGGGCCCAAGAGTTTGGCAAGAAAAACCCTAACATCCAGGTCAACTATCAGTCTGTAGGAAGCGGTGCGGGTCGTCGGCAGTTTGTAGCCCGCACGGTCGATTTCGGTGCCAGTGACAGCGTGCCCCGTCCTGAAGAGATCAACCAAATTGAGAATGAGGCTAACCCTCCCAAAGGGATGGTTTCTGTACCCATGGTGGGCGGAGCGTTAGTTGCAGCGTACAACATTCCTGGGGTGGGCCCCGAAATCCGCCTTTCCCGCCTGGCACTGGCGAATATCTTCCTGGGCAAGATCAAGAACTGGAACGATCCCCTGCTGGCTGGCCTTAACCCACAGGTGACTTTCCCGAATTTGCCGATTACCGTCGTGCATCGCTCTGATGGAAGTGGTACCACCGATATCTTCACCACTCACCTCAACGCTATTAGCCCAGAGTGGAAGCAAAAGGTGGGTCGCGGCTCTTCGGTAAACTGGCCAACCGGCGTAGGGGCGCGTGGGAACGAAGGGGTTTCCGAGCAGATCAAGCAAATTCCTGGCTCGATTGGCTACGTGGAATTCGGCTTTGCCAAGCTCAACAACCTGAACATTGCCCGTCTGGAAAACCGGGCAGGCAAGTTTGTAACTCCCAACGTCGAGACGGAGAAAGCGGCGCTGGCCAGAATTCAGCTCGACGAGCGTTTGCTGGGGGTCGATCCGGATCCTAGTGGGGAAGACTCTTACCCTATTGCAGGCTACACCTGGATCCTTGCCTACAAGGTTTACCCCAAAGCCGAGACTTCCAAGGCCGTTAGAGAGTTTCTCCGCTACGGCCTCACTGAGGGGCAGGCTTTCGCTGAGCAGTTGGGATATGTCCCTCTGCCGGAAGAAACGCGGCAAAAAGCTCTGGCTGCGCTGGAAGGCATTACCCCGTAA
- the sat gene encoding sulfate adenylyltransferase, whose amino-acid sequence MSQSQSTLPAGDTIPPHGGTLINCIAPPEQAQELRSKAEHCPILYLDERAQSDLEMIAIGGFSPLTGFMGREDYQAVLETMHLANGLAWSLPVTLPVSSEVAAGLKEGQMIALASAEGKILGLLELTEKFTYDKTYEARQVYRTTDEQHPGVKVLYEQGSVYLAGPVTLLQRDPHPLFPAYQIDPAQSRQLFRERGWRTIVGFQTRNPIHRAHEYIQKCALEIVDGLFLHPLVGATKSDDIPADVRMRCYEVLIEKYYPKERVILAINPASMRYAGPREAIFHALIRKNYGCTHFIVGRDHAGVGNYYGTYDAQHIFDEFQPGELGIIPLKFEHAFYCTVTGTMATAKTSPSQPHQRIHLSGTKVREMLRRGEVPPPEFSRPEVARLLAEAMRERG is encoded by the coding sequence ATGAGCCAATCTCAATCGACTCTCCCTGCTGGTGATACCATTCCGCCCCACGGGGGCACCCTGATCAACTGCATTGCCCCGCCTGAGCAGGCGCAGGAGCTGCGTTCCAAAGCCGAACATTGCCCCATCCTCTATCTCGACGAGCGGGCCCAATCGGATCTGGAGATGATCGCCATTGGGGGCTTCAGCCCGCTAACGGGGTTTATGGGGCGGGAAGATTACCAGGCCGTTCTGGAAACAATGCACCTGGCCAATGGCTTGGCTTGGTCGCTGCCGGTCACCCTGCCGGTCTCCTCAGAAGTGGCAGCGGGTCTGAAAGAGGGGCAAATGATCGCCTTGGCCAGTGCCGAGGGCAAGATCCTGGGCTTACTGGAGCTGACCGAGAAGTTCACCTACGATAAAACATACGAAGCCCGGCAAGTTTATCGCACCACCGATGAGCAACATCCAGGGGTAAAGGTGCTCTACGAGCAGGGATCCGTCTATTTGGCCGGCCCCGTCACCCTCCTGCAGCGGGATCCCCACCCTCTTTTTCCGGCCTACCAGATTGACCCGGCCCAATCGCGGCAACTGTTTCGGGAAAGAGGCTGGAGAACCATTGTAGGCTTCCAAACCCGCAACCCCATCCACCGCGCCCATGAATACATCCAAAAATGTGCCTTGGAGATTGTGGACGGGCTATTTTTGCACCCGCTGGTGGGGGCTACCAAAAGCGACGACATTCCCGCCGATGTGCGTATGCGCTGCTACGAGGTGTTGATCGAAAAGTACTACCCCAAGGAGCGGGTGATCTTGGCCATCAATCCTGCGTCGATGCGCTACGCCGGCCCCCGCGAGGCTATTTTCCATGCTCTCATTCGCAAAAACTATGGCTGTACCCATTTCATTGTGGGGCGGGATCACGCCGGGGTGGGGAACTACTACGGTACCTACGATGCCCAACACATTTTCGATGAGTTCCAGCCGGGGGAGCTGGGCATCATTCCCTTGAAGTTTGAACATGCTTTCTATTGCACCGTCACCGGCACCATGGCCACGGCCAAGACCAGCCCCAGCCAGCCTCACCAGCGCATTCACCTCTCAGGTACCAAGGTGCGGGAAATGCTGCGCCGCGGTGAAGTGCCCCCGCCGGAGTTTTCTCGACCAGAAGTGGCCCGGCTGCTGGCCGAAGCCATGCGAGAGCGGGGTTAA
- the pstC gene encoding phosphate ABC transporter permease subunit PstC, with product MNTFFSDSSSMFRPRPVFQRRRDQVFIWATRIAVFFSAFLLLWIALEIGIQSLPAIDRFGLSFFWNTTWDPVEDIYGAWPQIYGTLVTSLIALIVGVPFSFGISIFLSEDFLPKSLRLALIIVVELLAAIPSVVFGIWGLFVFIPFFRPVQMFLYENFNWLPIFGTPPIGPGMLTAGVVLGIMIIPIITAIAREVLVAVPPELRAAAYAMGATRWEAIFGVVLPAAIGGMLGAVVLGLGRALGETMAVAMLIGNARGIRVSLLAPASNIPALLASEFAEAADEQISALMYAALILLVITLVVNIIAELLVRRVKFALTASRE from the coding sequence ATGAATACCTTTTTTTCTGACAGCAGTTCTATGTTTCGGCCTCGGCCGGTTTTCCAGCGCCGGCGCGACCAGGTTTTTATCTGGGCTACGCGGATTGCCGTGTTTTTCTCGGCCTTCCTGCTGCTCTGGATTGCTCTGGAGATCGGCATTCAGTCTTTACCTGCTATAGACAGGTTTGGACTAAGCTTTTTCTGGAACACCACCTGGGATCCGGTCGAGGATATCTATGGGGCCTGGCCACAGATCTACGGCACGCTAGTGACTTCTCTCATCGCTCTGATTGTGGGGGTTCCTTTTAGCTTTGGCATCTCTATTTTTCTGAGCGAGGATTTTCTTCCGAAGTCCTTGCGTCTGGCTCTGATCATTGTGGTTGAGCTGTTGGCGGCTATTCCCAGTGTGGTGTTCGGCATTTGGGGATTGTTTGTCTTCATCCCCTTCTTCCGCCCCGTTCAGATGTTCCTGTACGAGAACTTCAATTGGCTTCCCATTTTCGGCACACCACCGATTGGGCCGGGGATGCTGACGGCAGGGGTTGTCTTGGGGATCATGATCATCCCCATCATCACGGCCATCGCCAGAGAGGTTTTGGTGGCTGTTCCTCCTGAGCTGCGCGCGGCTGCCTATGCGATGGGGGCTACGCGATGGGAAGCCATTTTTGGAGTGGTACTACCGGCTGCGATTGGGGGTATGTTGGGGGCTGTGGTGCTGGGTTTGGGACGCGCCCTGGGCGAGACCATGGCGGTGGCAATGCTGATTGGCAATGCGCGGGGGATTAGAGTCTCGCTTTTGGCCCCTGCCAGCAACATCCCTGCATTGCTGGCCAGCGAGTTTGCAGAAGCAGCCGACGAGCAGATCTCGGCTCTGATGTATGCGGCTTTGATCTTGCTGGTCATTACGCTGGTGGTCAACATCATCGCTGAGCTATTGGTTCGGCGCGTCAAGTTTGCTTTGACAGCTTCTCGGGAGTAG
- a CDS encoding TlyA family RNA methyltransferase, with protein sequence MAKRVRLDSWLVERGYFSSRQQAQRSILAGEVFLNGVRAEKPGTWVSGDPAVQVQSGPAFVSRGGEKLQGALQTFPVQVQGRICLDAGISTGGFTDCLLKRGAQRVYGVDVGYGQLAWSLRTDARVILKERANLRHLQPEDLYGSEAPPQSWPDLAVVDLSFISLTKVLAPLWNLLRFPREALLLVKPQFEAGRDQVGKKGVVRDPVVHARVLETVMRSAVAQGWQVQGYTWSPITGPAGNIEYWLWLAEGEGIPLPSGSALQQMSEQARATLHA encoded by the coding sequence ATGGCCAAGCGGGTGCGTCTGGATAGCTGGTTGGTGGAGCGCGGATATTTTTCCTCACGCCAGCAAGCGCAACGCTCCATTTTGGCAGGAGAAGTCTTTCTAAATGGGGTGCGGGCGGAAAAGCCTGGAACCTGGGTGAGCGGGGATCCAGCGGTGCAAGTCCAGTCTGGGCCTGCTTTTGTCTCACGGGGGGGAGAAAAGCTACAGGGGGCGCTGCAAACTTTTCCTGTTCAGGTGCAGGGTCGTATTTGTTTGGATGCGGGCATTTCCACAGGAGGTTTTACAGACTGCTTGTTGAAACGGGGAGCCCAGCGGGTCTACGGAGTGGATGTGGGCTATGGGCAACTGGCCTGGTCTTTGCGAACGGATGCGCGGGTGATCCTAAAGGAGCGGGCCAACTTGCGCCATCTGCAGCCGGAGGATCTGTACGGAAGCGAGGCACCTCCCCAGAGCTGGCCGGATTTGGCGGTGGTAGACCTGTCTTTTATTTCCCTGACTAAGGTGCTAGCTCCGCTGTGGAACCTATTGCGTTTCCCACGGGAGGCGCTGTTGCTGGTGAAGCCCCAGTTTGAGGCGGGCCGAGACCAGGTGGGTAAAAAGGGGGTGGTACGGGATCCGGTTGTCCATGCCCGCGTGCTGGAGACGGTGATGCGCTCGGCCGTGGCCCAGGGTTGGCAGGTGCAAGGCTACACGTGGTCGCCCATCACTGGCCCTGCCGGCAATATCGAGTACTGGCTCTGGCTGGCCGAAGGAGAAGGGATCCCTCTCCCCAGCGGCAGTGCGCTACAACAGATGAGCGAGCAGGCGAGAGCGACTTTACATGCATAG
- a CDS encoding ParA family protein has protein sequence MARILAFTNNKGGTGKSTLCVHAAQLTAQRGYRVLLIDLTSQATASNLYLEGAGSLPAPETVWASLHPQHQRPLEEVIYCTDKGVDVAPSHSTMAEVAAQLAAAGEMGQNLLQRQLDPLLPDYDFIFLDTPGELNALTANALRVAQRVLIPTRLNRADFSCTEVTLRYIEALKGQLSHARAVLTMLDDRYLPGGIWSGSHTGQLYVQAQQIFADVLSPVTIPDSSDLRIAFDYGLTVMDYRPGSAVCQRLLQFVEREVLL, from the coding sequence ATGGCGCGTATCCTGGCCTTTACCAACAACAAAGGGGGCACTGGCAAGTCCACCCTCTGCGTCCACGCGGCTCAGTTGACGGCCCAACGGGGATACCGAGTTTTGCTCATCGATCTCACGTCCCAGGCCACCGCCAGCAACCTTTACCTGGAAGGGGCCGGATCCTTGCCGGCACCGGAAACGGTTTGGGCCAGCTTACACCCGCAACACCAACGTCCTCTGGAAGAGGTGATCTACTGCACGGACAAGGGAGTGGATGTGGCGCCCTCCCACAGCACCATGGCGGAAGTGGCGGCCCAACTGGCTGCTGCTGGAGAGATGGGGCAGAATCTATTGCAGCGCCAACTGGATCCCTTGCTGCCGGACTACGACTTCATCTTTCTCGATACGCCGGGAGAACTGAATGCCCTCACCGCCAATGCCCTGCGGGTGGCCCAGCGGGTACTGATCCCGACGCGGCTCAACCGCGCCGATTTCTCCTGCACGGAAGTGACCTTGCGCTACATTGAGGCCCTGAAAGGCCAGCTCAGCCACGCCCGCGCCGTTTTGACGATGCTGGACGACCGCTATCTGCCGGGGGGCATTTGGTCGGGATCCCACACCGGGCAATTGTACGTGCAAGCGCAACAGATTTTTGCGGATGTGCTTTCACCCGTTACCATTCCAGATAGCAGCGATTTGCGCATCGCCTTTGACTACGGCTTGACGGTGATGGACTATCGGCCTGGGTCGGCGGTGTGTCAGCGGCTGCTGCAGTTTGTTGAACGCGAGGTGCTCTTGTGA
- the pstA gene encoding phosphate ABC transporter permease PstA, with protein sequence MATQVAAQANLFKRKVRSKRVVLDWVMTGLIFASSIFAIVVLASILYYVFVNGIERFNWQTLTQLPPPPGDQVGGFGNAVLGTIIVVSIAITITFPIGLFAAIYLSEFGQNSSTASSLRFIIKVLTGVPSIIAGVFAYGVLVLSTKTFSALSGGVALSVLTLPIIILSCEEALRLVPADTRAAAYALGASRVQTVFRVVLPAALPVVLTGVTLAIARAAGETAPLIFTALFSFLWPDGLLKPVASLAVLIYNFAIVPFENQQKIAWGGALALVILVLITTISFRLLLSRRQETITI encoded by the coding sequence ATGGCGACACAAGTGGCAGCACAGGCCAATTTGTTCAAACGCAAAGTCAGATCCAAGCGCGTCGTGCTGGACTGGGTGATGACAGGCCTGATCTTTGCTTCCAGCATTTTTGCGATTGTTGTGCTCGCTTCCATCCTTTACTATGTTTTCGTCAATGGCATTGAGCGCTTCAATTGGCAGACCTTAACCCAGCTTCCTCCTCCTCCTGGCGATCAGGTAGGCGGCTTTGGCAACGCTGTGCTGGGAACGATCATTGTGGTATCGATTGCCATTACAATCACTTTCCCTATTGGTCTATTTGCTGCGATCTATCTCTCGGAGTTCGGCCAGAACAGTTCTACAGCATCATCTCTGCGTTTCATTATCAAAGTGCTGACGGGGGTTCCTTCCATCATCGCTGGCGTGTTCGCCTATGGGGTGCTGGTGCTTTCCACCAAGACCTTTTCTGCCCTTTCTGGCGGAGTAGCTCTATCGGTATTGACTTTGCCGATCATCATCCTCTCCTGCGAGGAGGCTCTGCGCTTGGTGCCGGCGGACACTCGGGCTGCCGCCTACGCCTTGGGAGCTTCGCGGGTGCAGACTGTGTTTCGGGTCGTTTTGCCAGCTGCTTTGCCGGTCGTTCTGACGGGAGTGACCTTGGCCATTGCCCGAGCAGCTGGGGAGACTGCACCTCTAATTTTTACTGCTCTGTTCAGCTTTCTATGGCCTGATGGTCTGCTGAAGCCAGTAGCCTCGTTGGCGGTGCTGATCTACAACTTTGCCATTGTTCCCTTCGAGAACCAGCAGAAAATTGCTTGGGGAGGAGCCTTGGCTTTGGTGATTCTGGTTTTGATCACCACGATCAGTTTCCGGCTGCTGCTGAGTCGTCGTCAGGAAACCATTACTATCTGA